Genomic segment of Acidimicrobiia bacterium:
GTCGAAGAAGCGCCCGTAGGTGTACAGGTTGTCATGGACCGTGAGTTCTTCGTCGAGGTTGTTCTCCTGGGGAACCACACCGAGCCTCGAACGCAATCGAGGGCCCTCGGTGGTCGGGTCGAGCCCGAGAACCGAAAGCGTGCCTCCCGAGATCGGGGACAGTGCACTGATCATCCGCATGGTCGAGGTCTTGCCTGCACCGTTCGGCCCGAGGAAACCGAACGACTCACCCTGCCGAACCTCGAAGCTCACACCGTCAACCGCGACGAAGTCGCCGAAGGTCTTGCGAAGGTTGGTGGCCGTGATGAGCGCTTCGGACATGGGCATGGAAAGATAGCGACGACACGATCCGACACTCGGCGGTTGACGCCCGACTCGTCGGATGCCAAGGTCACCGTGTGAGTGAGTGCTCACTCAGTATTAGTCTGGTGGGGTGAAGACGACCCGAGCCAAACCGATGCCGACCGAGGAGCGCCAGAAGGCGATCGTGGCCGCGGTCACCCCGCTCATCGCCGCGTACGGATCCGGCGTCACGACGGCGGCGATGGCGGAGGCGGCTGGTGTGGCTGAGGGAACGATCTACTCGGTGTTCCCAGACAAGAGGTCGCTGATCATCGCAGCCGTGAGGTCAGCGCTCGATCCTGTCGTGGTGCAGGAGGCGTTCAGCGCCATCGATCCCGAAGCCGGACTCGAAGGCAAACTCCTCGCAGCGGCTGGCGTGCTCGTCGAACGCATCGAACAAGTCATGGCGCTCTTCGATGCCCTCCGGTCGATACCGGGGGCCACCGACGGGAGCAGCCGCGGTCACCAGTTCGTCGCCGATGCCGAAGTGGCGGTGACCGCAAGCCTGACGGACCTCATCACACCCCACGCGGGCGAACTCGCCATCGAACCGAAGCGGGTGGCTTCAGCCCTCCGTGGCCTCGTCCTGTCGGCCCGTCATCCTTTGCTGCCAGAAGAGCTTCATCTCACGGTGGACGAAGCCGTCGCGGTGCTGCTGCGGGGTGTCACCATCAGAGAAGGGTCATAGGCCGTGTTACTGCGCATCCTGAGGAGCCACCTCGCGCCCTACAAGCGCCTCATCGTCGTCATCGTTGCGTTCCAGTTCGTTGCAACGATGGCCTCGCTGCTCCTTCCGAGCCTCAACGCGGACATCATCGACAAGGGCGTCGTCACCGGGGACACCGACTACATCGTCGCAAAGGGCTCGATCATGCTTGCCGTCTCGTTGCTTCAGGTCCTCGCATCGATCGCGGCGGTGTATTTCGGGGCCAAGACGGCGATGGCGTTCGGACGCGACCTGCGGTCGTCCATCTTCCGCAAGGTGGCGTCGTATTCGAGGCGCGAGATGTCGTACTTCGGTGCGCCGTCGCTGATCACCCGCAACACCAACGATGTCCAACAAATCCAGATGCTGGTCATGATGACCTTCACCCTCATGGTGATGGCACCGATCATGATGGTCGGCGGCATCATCATGGCAATGCGCGAGGATGTCGGCCTTTCGTGGCTTGTGGCCGTTGCGGTTCCGCTCCTCGCCGCGGTGCTTGCCTTGGTCATTTCCCGGATGATCCCCGCGTATCGCACGATGCAGCGACGGATCGACACCGTCAACCGTGTCCTTCGCGAACAGCTCAGCGGTATCAGGGTGCTCCGAGCCTTCGTGCGCGAGCCGTACGAGACGCAACGCTTCGAACACGCCAACCGCGAGCTCACGGAGGTGTCGCTGACCGTCGGCCGGTGGATGGCGGCGATGTTCCCCATCGTTCTGCTGGTTCTGAACCTTGCAAGCGTGGCGGTCCTGTGGTTCGGCGGTCTGCGGATCGACGCCGGATCGATGGAGATCGGCGCACTCACCGCGTATCTCACCTATCTCATCCAGATCCTCATGTCGGTGATGATGGCGACATTCACGCTGATCATGGTGCCGCGCGCAGCGGTCAGCGCGGACCGTATCGGTGAGGTCCTCGAAACGAACTCGTCGGTGGTTCCACCCGAGCATGGGGTCGTGGCGGCCGATCGGCGGGGTGAGGTCGAGTTCCGTCGGGTCGAGTTCACCTACCCGGGTGCAACCGATCCCGTGCTGCGCAACATCGATTTCGCCGCCAAACCCGGACAGACCACAGCGATCATCGGTTCCACCGGAGCGGGAAAGTCGACACTTGTCAACCTCATTCCCCGCCTGTTCGATGCCACCGCCGGCACCGTGCTTGTCGACGGCATCGATGTGCGGAGCCTCGAGCCGGACTTCCTGTGGAGCCGCATCGGCTATGTCCCGCAAAGCCCGTATCTGTTCACAGGAACCGTTGCTTCGAACCTCCGGCACGGCAAGCCGGACGCGACCGAAGCAGAGATGTGGCGCGCGCTCGAGATCGCACAGGCCCGTGATTTCGTCGAGGAGATGCCGGAGGGCCTCGACGCTTCGATCTCACAGGGTGGGACCAATTTGTCGGGAGGGCAGCGCCAGCGGCTCTCGATTGCACGAGCGGTGATCCGGGACCCCGAGATCTACCTCTTCGACGATGCGTTCTCTGCACTCGATCTCGCCACCGACGCGCGGCTGCGGGGGGCGCTCAAACCGGTGACGACCAACGCAACCGTGATCATCGTTGCCCAACGCGTCTCGACGATCAGGGACGCCGACCGGATCGTCGTTCTCGACCATGGTGTGATCGTCGGCTCTGGCACGCACCGCGAGCTCCTCGAAACCTGTCCGACCTATGTCGAGATCGTCGACTCCCAGCAGATGGCGGAGGTGTTGTGATGAGTGACCGTCCCACCACCGGCGACCTCAAGAAAACCGAACGAATCGTTGCCCAGCCCGGCCCCGGGCGGGGCATGGGGGGAGGGCAGATCGCCCAAAAGCCCCTTTCGTTCAAAGAATCGGGTCGGAGGCTCCTGCACTACCTCAAACCGCAACGCCTCAAGGTGGTCTTCGTGTTCATTGCTGCCGTTGTGAGCGTTGCGCTCGCATCGATCGGGCCCCGCGTCCTTGGTCGTGCGACGGATCTCATCTTCTCGGGGGCGATTGGTGGATTCCTGCCGCAGGGACTGACCAAGCAGCAAGCAATCGACGCGGCGATCAGCGCAGGCAACGAGCAGTTCGCGAAGATGCTCTCGGGCATGGATGTCACGCCGGGCCAAGGCATCGACTTCGGCGCTGTGGGTGCGGTGCTCCTGGTCGTGATCGCCCTGTATGTGGGGTCGGCGCTGCTCTCGTTCCTCCAGGGCTACCTGCTCAACGATGTCGTCCAGGACACCGTGTATCGGTTGCGATCCCAGGTCGAGGACAAGATCAACCGACTCCCCCTCAGCTACTTCGATCGTCAACCCCGCGGCGAGCTCCTTTCGCGTGTCACCAACGACATCGACAATGTGTCCCAAAGCCTCCAGCAGACCATGAGTCAGCTCCTCACCTCACTGCTCACAGTCGTGTTCGTGGTCACGATGATGTTCCTGATCTCTCCGACGCTCGCCCTGATCGCTCTCATCACGATCCCGGTCGTGATGGTCGTTGCGGGGCTCATCATGCAACGGTCCCAGCGGCATTTCGTGGCACAGTGGCGCAGCACGGGAACGCTCAACTCCCAGGTGGAGGAAGCCTTCACGGGACACGCGCTCGTCAAGGTCTTCGGCCGACAGGAGGAAGTGCAGCAGTCCTTCGAGGTCGACAACGACGACCTGTACCGGGCGAGCTTCTCGGCTCAGTTCCTCTCGGGCCTGATCATGCCGATCATGATGTTCGTCGGGAACCTCAACTATGTGATCATCGCGGTCATCGGCGGCCTCAGGGTCGCGAGCGGGACGATGAGCCTCGGTGATGTGCAGGCGTTCATCCAGTACTCACGCCAGTTCACGCATCCCGTGACGCAGATCGCCTCGATGGTCAACCTGCTTCAATCAGGCGTCGCATCCGCCGAGCGTGTGTTCGAACTGCTCGATGCACACGAGGAGGAGCCAACGGATCACCATCCGAGAATGGTCGAGAACCCCCGCGGTCGTGTCGCATTCGAGGATGTCTCGTTCCGATACGAACCCGACCAGCCCCTCATCGATGATCTGTCGATGATCGTCGAGCCGGGGCAGACCGTCGCCATCGTCGGACCCACCGGTGCGGGCAAGACGACCCTCGTGAATCTCATCATGCGCTTCTACGAACTCGACGCGGGGCGCATCACCCTCGACGGCCTCGACATCGCTCGCATGCCTCGCGCCGACCTCCGATCCCGGATCGGGATGGTCCTCCAGGACACCTGGCTGTTCAAGGGCACGATTCGCGACAACATCGCCTACGGGAACCCTGAGGCCACCGACGCCGAGATCCTCGAGGCTGCGAAGGCAACCTTCGTCGATCGATTCGTCCACAGCCTGCCGGACGGGTACGACACGGTCATCGACGATGAGGGAACCAACATCTCGGCAGGCGAGAAGCAGCTCATCACCATCGCAAGGGCATTCGTCGCCCAGCCTGCACTCCTGATCCTCGACGAGGCGACGAGTTCCGTCGACACACGAACGGAGCTGCTCGTCCAACACGCGATGGCAGCGCTTCGGTCCGACCGGACGAGCTTCGTGATCGCACACCGGCTGTCGACGATCCGCGACGCCGACCTGATTCTCGTCATGGAGGAAGGAAGGATCGTCGAGCGCGGCACCCACGATGAGCTCCTTGCGCTGCGCGGCGCTTACGCGGCCCTGTACAACGCGCAGTTCATCGATCCGCGACCCGACACGGCGGTTCCGGTTCGCCGCTGATTCCGGGTGCGTGCTGACGGTACGCTCCTGTCAATGGAGATCCACGACAGCATCGTCGAGGCGATCGGCGGGACGCCACTGGTGCGCTTGGCGCGCCTCCATCCCGAAGGCAACCTGGTCGCCAAGGTCGAGTCGATGAATCCGGGAGGCTCCATCAAGGACCGCATCGGGCTCGGCATGATCGTCCGCGCCGAAGCCAACGGTTGGCTTGCTCCCGGCGACACGATCGTCGAACCGACCTCTGGCAACACGGGGGTGGGACTTGCAATGGTTGCCGCGATCCGCGGCTACAAACTCGTGTGTGTCATGCAGGACAAACAATCGAAGGAGAAACAGGATCTCCTTGCTGCGTACGGGGCTGAGGTCGTGTTGTGTCCAACGGATGTCGAGCCCGACGATCCCCGCTCGTACTACTCGGTCGCGAACGAGCTTGCGAGCCGTCCCGGCCATTTCCGGCCGGACCAGTATTCGAACCCTGCGAACCCCCAAGCCCATGTGGAGTCGACCGGGCCCGAGATCTGGCAACAGACCGACGGAACGGTCGGGATTCTCGTTGCGGGGGTCGGGACAGGCGGGACCATCAGCGGGACGGCCCGGTACCT
This window contains:
- a CDS encoding ABC transporter ATP-binding protein — encoded protein: MLLRILRSHLAPYKRLIVVIVAFQFVATMASLLLPSLNADIIDKGVVTGDTDYIVAKGSIMLAVSLLQVLASIAAVYFGAKTAMAFGRDLRSSIFRKVASYSRREMSYFGAPSLITRNTNDVQQIQMLVMMTFTLMVMAPIMMVGGIIMAMREDVGLSWLVAVAVPLLAAVLALVISRMIPAYRTMQRRIDTVNRVLREQLSGIRVLRAFVREPYETQRFEHANRELTEVSLTVGRWMAAMFPIVLLVLNLASVAVLWFGGLRIDAGSMEIGALTAYLTYLIQILMSVMMATFTLIMVPRAAVSADRIGEVLETNSSVVPPEHGVVAADRRGEVEFRRVEFTYPGATDPVLRNIDFAAKPGQTTAIIGSTGAGKSTLVNLIPRLFDATAGTVLVDGIDVRSLEPDFLWSRIGYVPQSPYLFTGTVASNLRHGKPDATEAEMWRALEIAQARDFVEEMPEGLDASISQGGTNLSGGQRQRLSIARAVIRDPEIYLFDDAFSALDLATDARLRGALKPVTTNATVIIVAQRVSTIRDADRIVVLDHGVIVGSGTHRELLETCPTYVEIVDSQQMAEVL
- a CDS encoding TetR family transcriptional regulator; translated protein: MKTTRAKPMPTEERQKAIVAAVTPLIAAYGSGVTTAAMAEAAGVAEGTIYSVFPDKRSLIIAAVRSALDPVVVQEAFSAIDPEAGLEGKLLAAAGVLVERIEQVMALFDALRSIPGATDGSSRGHQFVADAEVAVTASLTDLITPHAGELAIEPKRVASALRGLVLSARHPLLPEELHLTVDEAVAVLLRGVTIREGS
- a CDS encoding ABC transporter ATP-binding protein, with the protein product MSDRPTTGDLKKTERIVAQPGPGRGMGGGQIAQKPLSFKESGRRLLHYLKPQRLKVVFVFIAAVVSVALASIGPRVLGRATDLIFSGAIGGFLPQGLTKQQAIDAAISAGNEQFAKMLSGMDVTPGQGIDFGAVGAVLLVVIALYVGSALLSFLQGYLLNDVVQDTVYRLRSQVEDKINRLPLSYFDRQPRGELLSRVTNDIDNVSQSLQQTMSQLLTSLLTVVFVVTMMFLISPTLALIALITIPVVMVVAGLIMQRSQRHFVAQWRSTGTLNSQVEEAFTGHALVKVFGRQEEVQQSFEVDNDDLYRASFSAQFLSGLIMPIMMFVGNLNYVIIAVIGGLRVASGTMSLGDVQAFIQYSRQFTHPVTQIASMVNLLQSGVASAERVFELLDAHEEEPTDHHPRMVENPRGRVAFEDVSFRYEPDQPLIDDLSMIVEPGQTVAIVGPTGAGKTTLVNLIMRFYELDAGRITLDGLDIARMPRADLRSRIGMVLQDTWLFKGTIRDNIAYGNPEATDAEILEAAKATFVDRFVHSLPDGYDTVIDDEGTNISAGEKQLITIARAFVAQPALLILDEATSSVDTRTELLVQHAMAALRSDRTSFVIAHRLSTIRDADLILVMEEGRIVERGTHDELLALRGAYAALYNAQFIDPRPDTAVPVRR